One genomic window of Dermacentor andersoni chromosome 8, qqDerAnde1_hic_scaffold, whole genome shotgun sequence includes the following:
- the LOC126525882 gene encoding uncharacterized protein: protein MSDSWICNLAYDGKFEALKQQLCADRTILTKKDLAGRIPLHWAVSGKHNDIVNFLLQQGSPVDCVDEANWTPLMIASSVGHVEIVSALLNRNAKVGIANQMGQTSLHYAASKDHLEVARLLLEHHANINAQDSYGSTPLHRAASLGRCAIVRLFLDGYRNQLDTNCTDEAGNTPLHLACEEERVDVAKMLIQAGCRTDIMNKEEKTAFQMAPPSLSRTLQSLRVGSAGDC from the exons ATGTCGGACAGCTGGATATGTAACTTGGCGTACGACGGGAAATTTGAAGCTCTGAAGCAGCAGCTATGCGCCGATCGCACGATACTCACCAAGAAAGACCTC GCGGGACGCATACCCCTGCACTGGGCCGTCTCGGGCAAGCATAACGACATCGTCAACTTTCTTCTGCAGCAAGGGTCCCCGGTTGACTGCGTCGATGAG gCCAATTGGACGCCACTCATGATTGCATCATCTGTCGGTCATGTTGAGATAGTGTCTGCTCTGCTTAACAGAAATGCTAAAGTGGGCATCGCAAACCAGATGGGCCAGACATCGTTGCATTACGCTGCGTCTAAAGATCACCTAGAG GTTGCCAGACTCCTGTTGGAGCACCATGCCAACATCAATGCCCAAGACTCGTATGGCAGCACCCCACTGCACCGGGCTGCGTCCCTGGGAAGGTGTGCCATCGTGCGGCTCTTTCTCGATGGCTACCGGAACCAGCTGGACACCAACTGCACTGACGAGGCTGGCAACACACCCCT GCACTTGGCATGCGAAGAGGAGAGAGTTGATGTTGCCAAGATGCTGATTCAAGCCGGCTGCAGGACTGACATAATGAACAAG GAAGAAAAGACCGCCttccagatggcgccaccgtctcTGTCAAGGACACTGCAGTCTCTGCGTGTGGGTTCCGCAGGAGATTgttaa